One genomic segment of Fusobacterium nucleatum includes these proteins:
- a CDS encoding HAD family hydrolase: MKLVVSDLDGTLLNDDSEVSNETIEMIKKLKENGIEFAIATGRSFNSANKIRKEIGLEIYLICNNGANIYNKNGKMIKNNIMPADLIRKVINFLTENSIGYFAFDGSGINFYVPNDMEMDAELLNEHIPHYIKNLEDINNLPALEKILIIEEDPERIYEIKDLVHKNFDNELEIVISADDCLDLNIKGCSKRGGVEYISQELKINPKEIMAFGDSGNDYKMLKFVGHPVAMKNSFMAKRDFENKTDFTNDESGVAKYLQKYFNL; the protein is encoded by the coding sequence ATGAAGTTAGTGGTTTCTGATTTAGATGGAACTCTTTTAAATGATGATAGTGAAGTAAGTAATGAAACAATAGAAATGATTAAAAAATTAAAAGAAAATGGAATAGAATTTGCCATTGCAACTGGTAGAAGCTTTAATTCTGCCAATAAAATTAGAAAAGAAATAGGCTTAGAAATCTATTTAATATGCAACAATGGAGCAAATATATACAATAAAAATGGTAAAATGATTAAAAATAATATTATGCCAGCTGATTTAATTAGAAAAGTTATAAATTTCTTAACTGAAAATAGTATTGGATATTTTGCTTTTGATGGAAGTGGAATAAATTTTTATGTTCCAAATGATATGGAAATGGATGCTGAACTTTTAAATGAGCATATTCCACATTATATTAAAAATTTAGAAGATATAAATAATCTTCCAGCTTTAGAGAAGATTTTAATTATTGAAGAGGATCCTGAAAGAATATATGAAATAAAAGACTTAGTTCATAAAAACTTTGATAATGAATTAGAAATAGTTATATCTGCTGATGATTGTTTAGACTTAAATATAAAAGGTTGTAGCAAAAGAGGTGGAGTGGAATATATTTCACAAGAATTAAAAATAAATCCAAAAGAAATTATGGCTTTTGGAGATAGTGGAAATGACTATAAAATGTTAAAGTTTGTTGGTCACCCTGTTGCTATGAAAAATAGTTTCATGGCTAAAAGAGATTTTGAAAATAAAACTGATTTTACAAATGATGAAAGTGGAGTGGCAAAATATTTACAAAAATATTTTAATTTATAA
- a CDS encoding tRNA lysidine(34) synthetase, with protein MENLISSNGIDEIVFLNKKEKIEESLRTTYRKKIWKNFIKAIKDFDLIKDGDKIAVGVSGGKDSLLLCKLFQELKKDRSKNFEVRFISMNPGFEAIDIDKFKENLIEMGIDCELFDANVWQIAFEEAPDNPCFLCAKMRRGVLYKKVEELGFNKLALGHHFDDIVETTMINMFFAGTVKTMLPKVLSTSGKMNIIRPLAYVREKDIINFMKYNNIQAMSCGCPIESGKVDSKRKEIKFLLQELEAKNPNIKQSIFNAMKNINLDYVLGYTSGNKTKE; from the coding sequence ATGGAAAATTTAATTTCAAGTAATGGAATAGATGAAATAGTCTTTTTAAATAAAAAAGAAAAGATTGAAGAAAGTTTAAGAACAACATATAGAAAAAAAATATGGAAAAACTTTATAAAAGCAATAAAAGATTTTGATTTAATAAAAGATGGAGATAAAATAGCAGTAGGAGTATCAGGAGGAAAAGATAGTCTGTTACTTTGTAAATTATTTCAAGAGTTAAAAAAAGATAGAAGTAAAAATTTTGAAGTAAGGTTTATTTCTATGAACCCTGGTTTTGAAGCTATTGATATAGATAAATTTAAAGAAAATTTAATAGAAATGGGAATAGATTGTGAATTATTTGATGCTAATGTTTGGCAGATAGCATTTGAAGAAGCACCAGACAATCCTTGCTTTCTATGTGCTAAAATGAGAAGAGGAGTTCTATATAAAAAAGTTGAAGAATTAGGCTTTAATAAATTAGCCTTAGGACATCATTTTGATGATATTGTTGAAACCACTATGATAAATATGTTTTTTGCAGGAACAGTAAAAACAATGTTGCCAAAAGTTCTTTCTACTTCTGGGAAAATGAATATAATAAGACCTCTTGCTTATGTTAGAGAAAAAGATATAATAAATTTTATGAAATATAATAATATTCAAGCTATGAGTTGCGGTTGTCCAATAGAATCAGGAAAAGTAGATTCTAAAAGAAAAGAAATCAAATTTTTATTACAAGAATTAGAAGCTAAAAATCCTAATATAAAACAAAGTATATTTAATGCAATGAAAAATATTAATTTAGATTATGTTTTAGGATATACAAGTGGAAATAAAACAAAAGAATAG